From the genome of Bacteroides sp. MSB163, one region includes:
- a CDS encoding response regulator transcription factor: protein MDKIKVLLVEDEQTLAMIIKDTLEGQNFIIHTAADGEEGLRMFFDLRPDVLVADVMMPRMDGFEMVRHIRQTDKRTPVLFLTARSSINDVVEGFELGANDYLKKPFGMQELIVRIKALVGKAFIFKEELKKEETCFKIGDYHFNSVTQILSHTGIEQELSHREAEILKRLCENRNQVVNTQNILLDLWGDDSFFNSRSLHVFITKLRHKLSKDERIRIVNVRGIGYKLIIN from the coding sequence ATGGACAAAATCAAGGTACTGTTGGTTGAGGATGAACAAACTCTCGCCATGATTATCAAAGATACGCTGGAAGGCCAGAATTTCATCATCCATACTGCTGCCGATGGCGAGGAAGGTCTGCGTATGTTCTTCGACTTACGCCCTGATGTACTGGTAGCAGATGTTATGATGCCCCGTATGGATGGTTTTGAAATGGTACGCCACATCCGTCAAACCGACAAACGAACTCCGGTACTTTTTCTCACTGCCCGTTCTTCCATCAATGATGTGGTAGAAGGCTTTGAACTCGGAGCCAACGACTATCTGAAAAAGCCTTTTGGCATGCAGGAACTTATCGTACGCATTAAAGCGCTGGTGGGCAAAGCATTTATATTCAAAGAGGAACTGAAGAAGGAAGAAACTTGTTTCAAGATAGGCGATTACCATTTCAACTCTGTCACACAGATATTGTCCCATACCGGAATAGAGCAGGAACTCTCCCACCGCGAGGCCGAAATCCTGAAACGCCTGTGCGAAAACCGTAATCAGGTAGTGAATACCCAGAATATCCTGCTCGATCTTTGGGGCGACGACAGTTTCTTTAATTCGCGCAGCCTGCACGTGTTCATCACCAAACTACGGCATAAGCTCTCCAAAGACGAACGCATCCGCATTGTCAATGTCCGGGGTATCGGATACAAACTTATCATCAACTGA
- a CDS encoding SDR family oxidoreductase → MKKKVLVIGANGFTGRRILNDLSRNDEYIVTGCSLHDDIAPNSGNYRFISADICQMGDQSALFREVRPNIVINTSALSVPDYCEAHREEADSINVNAVGQLAFRCEASAARFIHLSTDFVFNGDTGQLYTEEDTPDPVNYYGVTKLKGEKRVAELCSNYAIARVVVVYGAALPGQHGNILQLVANRLRNNEEIWVVSDQWRTPTYVGDVSQGIEKLINHPNNGIYHICGSECLTIADIAYRVADSLNLDYSLILPVTTKQMGETTPRPRFSGLSIEKARRELGYQPHTLEEGIKLMFNL, encoded by the coding sequence ATGAAGAAAAAAGTATTGGTAATAGGTGCCAATGGCTTCACAGGACGCCGGATCTTGAATGATTTGTCACGCAATGACGAGTATATAGTAACAGGTTGTTCCCTGCATGACGACATTGCTCCCAATTCCGGGAATTATCGTTTCATCAGTGCAGACATCTGCCAGATGGGAGACCAAAGCGCATTGTTCCGGGAAGTACGCCCGAATATAGTGATCAACACGTCCGCATTATCCGTTCCTGATTATTGCGAAGCACACCGTGAGGAGGCAGACAGTATCAATGTCAATGCTGTGGGACAATTGGCATTCCGATGCGAAGCATCCGCTGCACGCTTTATACATCTATCTACTGACTTTGTATTTAATGGAGATACAGGGCAGCTTTATACAGAAGAAGATACTCCTGATCCCGTCAACTATTATGGGGTAACCAAACTGAAAGGTGAAAAACGGGTAGCTGAGCTCTGTAGCAATTATGCCATCGCACGTGTGGTAGTGGTCTATGGTGCCGCCTTGCCGGGGCAACACGGGAATATTCTGCAATTGGTAGCCAATCGTTTAAGAAATAATGAAGAAATATGGGTGGTTTCCGACCAGTGGCGCACGCCAACCTATGTAGGCGATGTTTCTCAAGGAATAGAGAAACTGATAAATCATCCCAATAATGGCATTTATCACATCTGTGGCTCGGAATGTCTGACTATAGCCGATATTGCTTATCGCGTAGCAGATTCTTTGAATCTGGATTATTCATTAATTCTGCCAGTCACTACCAAGCAAATGGGAGAAACAACTCCCCGTCCCCGTTTCAGCGGATTAAGCATTGAAAAAGCACGCAGAGAACTGGGATACCAACCACATACTCTGGAAGAAGGAATAAAACTAATGTTCAATCTTTAA
- a CDS encoding HRDC domain-containing protein, which yields MEQNPELALAWQFIENTGTHLFLTGKAGTGKTTFLRRLRSESPKRMVVLAPTGIAAINAGGVTIHSFFQLPFAPYVPDTSFSADGKAQYRFRFGKDKLNIMRSIDLLVIDEISMVRADLLDAIDDVLRRFRDRSKPFGGVQLLMIGDLQQLAPVIKDEEWQMLNSYYDTPYFFSSRALRQSEYCTLELKTVYRQSDTHFLDMLNRIRENRCDKTLLDELNRRYIPNFNPSKEEGYIQLTTHNYQAQRINEHELAQLPGRSFTFRAQIEGKFPEYSYPTDEVLELKRGAQVMFVKNDSSGEHRYYNGMIGEVVNVSALGIEVRSKGSEDAFMLQEEEWTNAKYVLDEETKEITEDIEGVFKQFPLKLAWAITIHKSQGLTFERAIIDASASFAHGQTYVALSRCKTLEGLVLSAPLSARAVISDSAVDTFTEDARRNEPDETRYRRLQQAYFLELLSGLFDFLPLELALKRFVRLVDEHLYKLYPKLLTEYKSETERFHEKVMKVAQKFSLQYTRLVDGAEDYATDKSLQERIHLGAEYFKEQLEPLDAIRSSTIVETDNKELKKQLKTASEELDDLLLLKVDLLEFVISKGFHVGEYLKQKAVLSIDDTASTKGKGEKRSGNSTERRKRKGGTEESGNTPARKKTAVVEVPSDILHPELYRRLVAWRNAEASQLGLPVYTVIQQKAILGITNLLPEDKSALLRIPYFGKKGVEKYGDELLEMVRVYKKESGIAETLFSD from the coding sequence ATGGAACAGAATCCGGAATTGGCATTAGCGTGGCAATTTATAGAAAATACAGGCACACATCTCTTTCTGACCGGTAAAGCAGGGACCGGAAAAACTACATTCCTACGGCGGTTGAGGTCCGAAAGTCCAAAACGTATGGTTGTTCTTGCCCCAACAGGTATTGCAGCTATCAATGCAGGTGGCGTAACCATTCACTCTTTCTTTCAGTTACCTTTTGCCCCTTACGTACCTGATACCTCATTCAGTGCAGATGGCAAAGCACAATATCGTTTCCGTTTCGGAAAAGATAAACTCAACATCATGCGTAGTATAGACCTGCTGGTGATTGATGAAATCAGTATGGTGCGTGCTGATCTTCTGGATGCGATAGACGACGTGCTGAGACGCTTTCGTGATCGCAGTAAACCCTTCGGTGGTGTGCAATTGCTGATGATTGGCGATTTGCAGCAGCTTGCCCCAGTGATAAAAGATGAAGAGTGGCAGATGCTGAACAGTTACTATGATACTCCTTATTTCTTTTCCAGTCGTGCACTGAGACAGTCTGAATATTGTACGCTTGAACTGAAAACGGTGTATCGTCAGAGCGATACTCACTTTCTGGATATGCTGAACCGTATTCGGGAGAACCGTTGTGATAAAACTTTGCTGGATGAATTGAACCGTAGGTACATTCCGAATTTCAACCCTTCGAAAGAGGAAGGATATATCCAGCTGACTACCCATAACTATCAGGCGCAACGTATCAATGAACATGAACTGGCACAATTACCCGGTCGTTCCTTCACTTTTCGTGCACAGATAGAGGGAAAGTTTCCTGAGTATTCTTATCCCACAGATGAAGTGCTTGAACTGAAACGTGGTGCCCAAGTCATGTTTGTGAAGAATGATTCGTCTGGTGAGCACCGTTATTACAATGGTATGATCGGTGAAGTGGTGAATGTCTCAGCTTTGGGTATAGAAGTACGCAGTAAAGGAAGTGAGGATGCTTTTATGCTGCAAGAAGAAGAATGGACGAATGCAAAATACGTGTTGGATGAAGAGACTAAGGAAATCACCGAAGATATAGAAGGGGTCTTCAAACAATTTCCTCTGAAACTGGCATGGGCTATTACTATCCATAAAAGTCAGGGATTGACATTTGAACGCGCTATAATCGATGCCAGTGCTTCTTTTGCACACGGACAGACTTATGTGGCATTAAGTCGTTGTAAAACATTGGAAGGTTTGGTATTGAGCGCTCCACTGTCGGCAAGAGCGGTCATCAGTGACAGTGCTGTAGATACTTTTACGGAAGATGCGCGTAGAAACGAACCTGATGAAACGCGTTACAGGAGATTGCAACAAGCATACTTTCTGGAATTGCTATCGGGATTGTTTGATTTCTTACCGTTAGAGTTGGCATTGAAGCGCTTTGTGAGATTGGTGGATGAACACTTGTATAAACTCTATCCCAAACTATTGACTGAATATAAATCAGAAACGGAACGTTTTCACGAGAAGGTTATGAAAGTTGCCCAGAAGTTTAGCCTTCAATACACACGCCTGGTTGATGGTGCTGAAGATTATGCAACGGATAAAAGCTTGCAGGAACGTATTCATTTGGGGGCGGAATATTTTAAAGAACAGTTAGAACCTTTGGATGCTATCAGGAGTAGTACCATTGTGGAAACAGACAATAAAGAACTAAAGAAACAGTTGAAGACTGCCAGTGAGGAATTGGATGATCTACTTCTGTTAAAAGTTGACTTATTGGAATTTGTTATCAGTAAGGGCTTTCATGTAGGAGAGTACCTGAAACAAAAGGCGGTACTTTCCATTGACGATACGGCATCGACTAAAGGCAAAGGGGAAAAGCGTTCCGGTAATTCTACTGAAAGAAGAAAAAGAAAAGGTGGAACCGAGGAAAGTGGAAATACCCCTGCACGGAAAAAAACGGCAGTCGTGGAAGTTCCTTCGGATATCCTGCATCCCGAATTATACAGGCGCCTGGTAGCATGGCGTAATGCGGAAGCGTCTCAATTAGGATTACCAGTATATACCGTAATCCAACAGAAAGCTATTTTAGGTATCACCAATTTATTACCAGAAGATAAATCCGCTCTTCTCCGGATCCCTTATTTTGGTAAAAAAGGAGTGGAAAAGTATGGGGATGAGTTGCTGGAGATGGTGCGGGTGTATAAAAAGGAGAGTGGAATTGCAGAAACGTTGTTTAGTGATTAA
- a CDS encoding F0F1 ATP synthase subunit gamma — MGSLKEVKNRINSVKSTRQITSAMKMVASAKLHKAQTRIENMLPYQQKLNEILTNFLSTDATFESPYTEVRPVTRVAIVVFSSNSSLCGAFNANVVKKLGETLEEYKSLGKENVLIYPVGKKVEQAVKKLGYTSQGSYQEMADKPSYVQAYELAALLMQEFMEKQIDRVELIYHHFKSMGSQILMREEYLPIDLSKVAATAATEGSGKRGFQNDYIVEPSVGQLIADLLPKVLSQKLFTVLQDSNASEHAARTLAMQTATDNANELIQDLTKQYNKSRQQAITNELLDIIAGSLK, encoded by the coding sequence ATGGGTTCTTTAAAAGAAGTAAAAAACAGAATAAACTCCGTCAAGAGTACGCGTCAGATAACATCGGCGATGAAGATGGTGGCATCCGCTAAGTTGCACAAGGCACAAACACGGATTGAGAATATGCTGCCTTATCAACAGAAGTTGAATGAAATTCTGACTAACTTCTTGTCTACAGATGCTACATTTGAGTCGCCTTATACCGAAGTGCGTCCTGTAACTCGGGTAGCGATCGTGGTTTTCTCATCCAACAGTTCGCTGTGCGGAGCTTTCAATGCGAATGTGGTAAAAAAGCTCGGAGAAACGCTGGAAGAATATAAATCACTTGGTAAAGAGAACGTTCTGATATATCCTGTAGGAAAGAAAGTAGAGCAGGCTGTGAAAAAGCTGGGCTATACATCGCAGGGAAGTTATCAAGAGATGGCGGATAAACCATCATATGTACAAGCATATGAACTTGCTGCGTTATTGATGCAAGAGTTTATGGAAAAGCAAATCGATCGTGTGGAACTGATTTATCATCACTTTAAATCAATGGGTTCGCAGATATTGATGCGTGAAGAATATCTTCCTATTGATTTGAGTAAAGTAGCAGCAACTGCTGCTACAGAAGGATCGGGGAAACGTGGTTTCCAGAATGATTATATTGTAGAACCATCTGTCGGACAGCTGATTGCTGATTTACTGCCGAAGGTATTGAGTCAGAAACTATTTACTGTGCTTCAGGATTCTAATGCTTCTGAACATGCTGCGCGTACACTTGCCATGCAGACTGCAACAGATAATGCGAATGAACTGATACAGGATTTGACGAAGCAATATAACAAGAGCAGGCAACAGGCAATTACAAACGAATTGCTGGATATCATAGCAGGAAGTCTGAAGTGA
- the atpA gene encoding F0F1 ATP synthase subunit alpha, whose amino-acid sequence MSENIKVSEVSDILRHQLEGIDTRVQLDEIGTVLQVSDGVARIYGLRNAEANELLEFDNGIKAIVMNLEEDNVGAVLLGPTDKIKEGYVVKRTKRIASIMVGEGMLGRVIDPLGAPLDGKGLIGGELCEMPLERKAPGVIFRQPVNQPLQTGLKAVDAMIPIGRGQRELIIGDRQTGKTAIAIDTIINQRANYEAGDPVYCIYVAIGQKGSTVATIVNTLRENGAMDYTIVVAATAGDPAALQYYAPFAGAAIGEYFRDTGRHALVVYDDLSKQAVAYREVSLILRRPSGREAYPGDIFYLHSRLLERAARIINQEEVAREMNDLPESLKGKVKGGGSLTALPIIETQAGDVSAYIPTNVISITDGQIFLDTDLFNQGNRPAINVGISVSRVGGNAQIKAMKKVAGTLKIDQAQYRELEAFTKFSGDMDPVTALTIDKGQKNTRLLVQPQYSPMPVEKQIAILYCGTHGLLRNVPLDKVTDFERSFLEALEMNHRTDVLDILKSGVIDDDVCKKIEETADLMSKQYL is encoded by the coding sequence ATGTCTGAAAATATAAAAGTAAGCGAAGTCTCCGATATTCTCCGTCATCAGTTAGAGGGAATTGATACCCGCGTGCAGTTGGATGAAATCGGTACGGTGCTGCAAGTTAGTGACGGTGTGGCACGTATCTACGGACTGCGCAATGCTGAAGCAAACGAACTGTTGGAGTTTGACAACGGTATCAAGGCGATTGTGATGAATCTGGAAGAGGACAACGTAGGAGCTGTTTTGCTGGGTCCTACAGATAAAATCAAAGAAGGCTACGTCGTAAAGCGTACCAAACGCATTGCTTCCATTATGGTGGGAGAGGGCATGCTGGGACGTGTTATCGATCCCTTGGGAGCACCACTGGATGGTAAGGGACTCATTGGTGGAGAGCTGTGCGAAATGCCTTTGGAACGTAAAGCGCCGGGCGTTATCTTTCGTCAGCCTGTGAACCAGCCGTTACAGACTGGACTAAAAGCTGTGGATGCCATGATACCTATCGGTCGTGGACAGCGTGAGTTAATTATCGGTGACCGTCAGACGGGAAAGACAGCTATTGCCATCGATACGATCATCAACCAGCGTGCGAATTATGAGGCAGGCGATCCTGTATATTGTATTTATGTAGCCATAGGGCAGAAAGGTTCTACTGTAGCTACTATTGTGAATACTTTGCGTGAGAATGGCGCAATGGATTATACGATTGTGGTCGCCGCTACGGCAGGTGATCCCGCAGCGTTGCAGTATTATGCTCCGTTTGCAGGTGCCGCCATTGGTGAATATTTCCGCGATACCGGTCGTCATGCACTGGTGGTTTATGATGACCTTTCCAAGCAGGCGGTAGCTTATCGTGAGGTATCATTGATTTTGCGTCGTCCTTCAGGGCGTGAAGCCTATCCGGGTGATATCTTCTATCTGCATTCCCGTTTGCTGGAACGTGCAGCTCGTATTATCAATCAGGAAGAAGTGGCACGTGAAATGAATGATTTGCCGGAAAGTCTGAAAGGCAAAGTAAAAGGTGGCGGTTCGCTGACTGCACTGCCTATTATCGAGACACAGGCAGGAGACGTATCTGCATACATCCCAACGAATGTGATTTCTATCACTGACGGACAGATTTTCCTTGATACAGACTTGTTTAACCAAGGTAACCGTCCGGCTATCAATGTGGGTATCTCTGTGAGTCGTGTGGGTGGTAATGCTCAGATTAAGGCGATGAAGAAAGTGGCCGGTACATTGAAGATAGACCAGGCACAGTATCGCGAGCTGGAAGCATTTACGAAGTTCAGCGGCGATATGGACCCTGTTACTGCATTGACCATTGATAAAGGACAAAAGAATACCCGTTTATTGGTTCAGCCGCAATACAGTCCGATGCCGGTAGAAAAGCAGATTGCCATTCTGTATTGTGGTACACATGGTTTACTGCGTAATGTTCCGTTGGATAAAGTAACAGATTTCGAAAGGAGTTTCCTTGAAGCGCTTGAAATGAACCACCGCACTGATGTGCTCGATATACTGAAGAGTGGTGTCATTGACGATGATGTCTGCAAGAAGATAGAGGAAACAGCAGATCTGATGTCGAAACAATATTTATAA
- a CDS encoding F0F1 ATP synthase subunit delta: MDIGIVSMRYAKALIEYAKSTGAEDHVYHELRMLERSFRKHPDLREALDNPILKTKEKFGLICTAAVGNGEVSREFSRFITLVLRNRREYYLQYICLTYLDLYRKLKHIGVGKLITSVPVSREVWERIRDSASTLLHAQMELQTEVDPSIEGGFIFDINDFRLDASIATQLKRVKQQFIDKNRRIV; the protein is encoded by the coding sequence ATGGATATAGGAATTGTTTCGATGCGATATGCCAAAGCGTTGATAGAATACGCAAAAAGTACGGGGGCTGAAGACCACGTATACCATGAATTGCGTATGCTGGAACGAAGCTTCCGCAAGCATCCTGATTTACGGGAAGCGTTGGATAACCCCATTTTGAAGACTAAGGAGAAGTTTGGTCTGATTTGCACTGCTGCTGTAGGCAATGGAGAAGTGAGCCGGGAATTTTCCCGCTTCATAACACTTGTGTTGAGAAACCGCCGGGAGTATTATTTGCAGTACATCTGCCTGACTTATCTTGATCTATACAGGAAATTGAAGCATATCGGCGTAGGAAAGCTGATTACGTCTGTACCTGTAAGCCGGGAAGTTTGGGAGCGCATTCGAGATAGTGCTTCTACTTTGCTACATGCACAGATGGAGTTACAAACTGAAGTTGATCCTTCGATTGAAGGGGGCTTTATATTTGATATCAACGATTTCCGGCTGGATGCCAGTATCGCCACGCAACTAAAGAGAGTGAAACAACAGTTCATTGATAAGAACAGAAGAATAGTGTGA
- the atpF gene encoding F0F1 ATP synthase subunit B, protein MSLLLPDSGLLFWMLLSFGVVFVVLAKYGFPVITKMVEGRRTYIDQSLEVAKEANAQLQRLKAESEALVAAANKEQGRILREAMHERDKIIVEARKQAEVAAQKELDDVKKQIQQEKEEAIRDIRRQVAVLSVDIAEKVIRKNLDEEHEQMEMIDRMLDEVLAASRSN, encoded by the coding sequence ATGTCATTGTTATTACCCGATAGTGGTCTGCTGTTCTGGATGCTTTTGTCGTTCGGTGTGGTGTTTGTAGTGTTGGCGAAGTATGGCTTTCCTGTTATTACTAAGATGGTAGAAGGCCGTAGAACCTACATAGACCAATCGCTGGAAGTGGCAAAAGAAGCTAATGCGCAACTTCAAAGACTAAAAGCTGAGAGCGAAGCATTGGTTGCTGCTGCCAACAAGGAGCAAGGACGCATCCTGCGGGAGGCGATGCACGAGCGTGACAAGATTATCGTCGAAGCACGCAAGCAGGCGGAAGTCGCCGCACAGAAAGAGCTGGACGATGTGAAGAAGCAGATACAGCAAGAAAAGGAAGAGGCGATACGCGATATCCGTCGCCAGGTTGCCGTGCTTTCTGTGGATATTGCGGAGAAAGTAATCCGTAAGAATCTGGATGAAGAGCACGAACAAATGGAGATGATAGACCGGATGCTGGACGAAGTGCTGGCAGCCTCAAGAAGCAATTAA
- the atpE gene encoding ATP synthase F0 subunit C has protein sequence MLLSVLLQATAAAAGISKLGAAIGAGLAVIGAGLGIGKIGGSAMEAIARQPEASGDIRMNMIIAAALIEGVALLAVVVCLLVFFL, from the coding sequence ATGTTACTATCTGTATTATTGCAAGCTACTGCGGCTGCAGCTGGAATTAGTAAATTAGGTGCAGCAATTGGCGCCGGACTTGCCGTTATTGGCGCAGGTTTGGGTATTGGTAAAATTGGTGGTTCAGCTATGGAGGCTATTGCCCGCCAGCCGGAAGCATCGGGAGACATTCGTATGAACATGATTATCGCTGCTGCGTTGATTGAAGGTGTTGCTCTGTTGGCAGTAGTTGTGTGTCTGTTAGTGTTCTTCTTATAA
- the atpB gene encoding F0F1 ATP synthase subunit A, with protein MKQMRNLLTGIFLMLGMLLTTLPVVAQGIEAELDSVAKRDDVTSTEQKENTVDVKEIVFGHIGDAYEWHITTWGKTHVTIPLPIIVYSSQTGWHAFLSSRLEENGGSYEGFFIAPVGSRYEGKLVEHDAAGNEIRPWDISITKVTLSLLINSVLLLVIILTVAQWYRKHPQGSAAPGGFIGFMEMFIMMVNDDIIKSCVGPKYRKFAPYLLTAFFFIFINNIMGLIPIFPGGANVTGNIAITMVLALFTFVAVNLFGTKTYWKDIFWPDVPWWLKVPVPMMPFIEFFGIFTKPFALMIRLFANMLAGHMAMLVLTCLIFISASMGPALNGTLTVASVLFNIFMNALELLVAFIQAYVFTMLSAVFIGLAQEEHKEIKVKENNN; from the coding sequence ATGAAACAAATGCGTAATCTATTGACCGGAATATTCCTGATGCTGGGAATGCTGCTTACTACCTTGCCTGTTGTGGCACAGGGGATTGAAGCGGAACTTGACAGCGTAGCCAAACGGGATGATGTCACTTCTACTGAACAGAAAGAAAACACGGTGGATGTGAAGGAGATCGTCTTCGGGCACATTGGCGATGCTTACGAGTGGCATATTACCACATGGGGAAAAACGCACGTCACTATCCCATTACCTATTATTGTATATAGCTCGCAGACTGGTTGGCACGCTTTCCTCTCTTCACGGTTGGAAGAAAATGGAGGATCTTATGAAGGATTCTTCATAGCTCCGGTAGGTAGCAGGTACGAAGGTAAGTTGGTTGAGCATGATGCAGCCGGAAACGAAATACGTCCTTGGGATATTTCTATCACAAAAGTAACACTGTCACTGTTGATTAACAGCGTATTGCTGCTTGTCATTATTCTGACCGTTGCCCAGTGGTATCGTAAACATCCGCAAGGTAGTGCGGCTCCGGGCGGCTTCATCGGATTTATGGAGATGTTTATCATGATGGTGAACGACGATATCATTAAGAGTTGTGTAGGGCCGAAGTATCGGAAGTTTGCTCCTTACCTGCTGACAGCGTTCTTCTTCATCTTTATAAATAATATCATGGGGTTGATTCCCATTTTCCCGGGTGGAGCTAATGTGACGGGCAATATTGCTATTACGATGGTTTTGGCACTTTTTACATTTGTTGCCGTCAACCTGTTCGGAACGAAAACCTATTGGAAAGATATTTTTTGGCCGGATGTGCCTTGGTGGCTGAAGGTTCCTGTACCGATGATGCCTTTTATTGAATTCTTCGGTATCTTCACCAAACCATTTGCTTTAATGATCCGTCTTTTTGCTAATATGTTGGCTGGACACATGGCAATGTTGGTGTTAACATGTCTGATCTTTATTTCCGCCAGTATGGGACCTGCGCTTAACGGTACGCTTACCGTGGCATCTGTGCTGTTCAATATCTTTATGAACGCATTGGAACTATTGGTGGCATTTATCCAGGCATACGTATTCACTATGTTGTCTGCCGTGTTTATCGGACTGGCTCAGGAAGAGCATAAAGAAATAAAAGTGAAAGAAAACAACAATTAA
- the atpC gene encoding ATP synthase F1 subunit epsilon, with protein MKKLYLNIVSPEKEIYNGEVESVTLPGTIGTFTILPQHAPIVSSLREGKVMYVPAEGEEQTLDIEGGFIELSGGVVSACVD; from the coding sequence ATGAAGAAGTTGTATTTGAACATAGTGTCTCCTGAAAAGGAAATTTATAATGGAGAAGTGGAAAGTGTAACGCTACCTGGCACAATAGGAACGTTTACCATCCTTCCGCAACATGCACCCATTGTGTCTTCGCTTCGTGAAGGTAAGGTGATGTATGTACCGGCAGAAGGAGAAGAACAGACTCTTGACATAGAGGGTGGTTTCATTGAGTTAAGTGGTGGAGTGGTTTCTGCCTGCGTAGACTGA
- the atpD gene encoding F0F1 ATP synthase subunit beta — protein MSQIIGHISQVIGPVVDVYFEGTDAELMLPSIHDALEIKRSNGKTLIVEVQQHIGENTVRTVAMDSTDGLQRGMKVYPTGGPITMPVGDQIKGRLMNVVGDSIDGMKELDRAGAYPIHRDPPKFEDLTTVQEVLYTGIKVIDLLEPYSKGGKIGLFGGAGVGKTVLIQELINNIAKKQHGFSVFAGVGERTREGNDLLREMIESGVIRYGEEFKKSMEEGNWDLSKVDYSEVEKSQVSLIFGQMNEPPGARQSVALSGLTVAEAFRDQGAETGGSRDILFFIDNIFRFTQAGSEVSALLGRMPSAVGYQPTLATEMGAMQERITSTRNGSITSVQAVYVPADDLTDPAPATTFTHLDATTVLSRKITELGIYPAVDPLESTSRILDPHVVGEEHYEVAQRVKQILQRNKELQDIISILGMEELSDADRTLVNRARRVQRFLSQPFAVAEQFTGVPGTMVPIEDTIKGFKMILDGEVDYLPEPAFLNVGTIEEAIEKGKKLLDQVNN, from the coding sequence ATGTCACAAATTATCGGACATATCTCTCAGGTCATCGGACCGGTAGTAGACGTCTATTTTGAAGGTACGGATGCCGAACTGATGCTTCCAAGTATCCACGACGCACTGGAGATAAAAAGATCAAACGGAAAAACATTAATCGTAGAAGTGCAGCAACACATTGGCGAAAATACAGTGAGAACTGTAGCAATGGATAGTACGGACGGTTTACAAAGAGGTATGAAAGTGTATCCCACAGGTGGTCCTATTACCATGCCGGTGGGCGACCAGATTAAAGGTCGGTTGATGAATGTAGTGGGTGATTCCATCGATGGTATGAAAGAGTTAGACCGTGCCGGTGCTTATCCCATCCACCGTGATCCTCCTAAGTTTGAAGATTTGACTACCGTACAAGAGGTGCTCTATACAGGTATCAAGGTTATCGACTTGCTGGAACCTTACAGTAAGGGTGGCAAGATCGGTTTGTTCGGTGGTGCTGGTGTAGGTAAAACAGTGCTTATCCAGGAACTCATTAATAACATTGCTAAGAAACAACATGGCTTTTCTGTGTTTGCAGGAGTGGGAGAGCGTACCCGTGAAGGTAACGACTTGCTGCGTGAAATGATTGAATCCGGTGTTATCCGTTATGGTGAAGAGTTCAAGAAAAGTATGGAAGAAGGAAACTGGGATTTATCTAAGGTAGATTACAGTGAAGTGGAGAAATCACAGGTATCCTTGATATTTGGGCAGATGAACGAACCTCCCGGTGCGCGCCAATCAGTGGCATTGTCCGGGCTGACGGTGGCGGAAGCTTTCCGTGACCAAGGTGCTGAAACTGGTGGCTCACGTGATATCCTGTTCTTTATCGATAATATTTTCCGTTTCACACAAGCTGGTTCCGAAGTGTCCGCTTTGTTGGGACGTATGCCTTCGGCTGTAGGTTACCAACCGACGCTGGCTACTGAAATGGGTGCTATGCAGGAGCGTATTACTTCTACCCGAAATGGATCTATCACCTCTGTACAAGCTGTATATGTGCCTGCCGATGACTTGACTGACCCGGCACCTGCTACTACATTTACGCATCTGGATGCCACGACGGTATTGAGTCGCAAAATTACTGAGTTAGGTATTTATCCTGCCGTTGATCCGCTGGAATCTACTTCACGTATCCTCGACCCGCATGTTGTGGGAGAAGAGCATTATGAAGTGGCGCAACGGGTGAAACAAATTCTGCAACGTAACAAGGAATTGCAGGATATTATTTCTATCCTTGGTATGGAAGAACTTTCGGATGCCGACCGTACATTGGTGAATCGTGCACGTCGCGTGCAACGTTTCTTATCTCAGCCTTTTGCTGTTGCCGAACAATTTACAGGTGTACCGGGAACGATGGTGCCCATAGAAGACACTATCAAAGGCTTTAAGATGATTCTGGATGGTGAGGTGGACTATCTACCCGAACCAGCTTTCTTGAATGTCGGTACGATTGAGGAAGCGATAGAGAAAGGTAAGAAATTGCTGGATCAGGTAAATAATTAA